The following proteins are encoded in a genomic region of Oncorhynchus keta strain PuntledgeMale-10-30-2019 chromosome 35, Oket_V2, whole genome shotgun sequence:
- the LOC118368248 gene encoding lateral signaling target protein 2 homolog isoform X2, with product MNRFRKWLYKPKRTDPQLLAQFYYADEELNQVATELDSLDGRKDPQRCTLLVNQFRSCQDNVLNIINQIMDECIPDDRANRDFCVKFPEEIRHDNLAGQLWFGAECLAAGSIIMNREIESMAMRPLAKDLTHSLEEVRNITRDQALRDLNFYTDRMRDALRHFDSLFAEFELSYVSAMVPVKSPKEYYVQQEVIVLFCETVDRALKLGYLSQDMIDDYEPALMFTIPRLAIVCGLVVYGEGPLNLDRKPEDMSELLRPFRTLLKKIRDLLQTLSEEELLTLERSLCISQDGEFPLVPECPPTPTPTPTPTIAPDLPSSSSPTSDTGEEGSEEERVQQQEVLSLCISHIQEEEDREWEEVKRAREQGSLCEEVEEADLACSMQYDEEEIEQLNMMVYRVGDEMSTLLSPPSQGQSPAHRPNRGGSSGGSSTEASPLRFLVGRGRTGLYHEEEDRVFFMEDLDAGGDIVTSSRLTSPSKAPQPSLPQLHRPGLLTDSTRNGWSTDAQSDPSQQPQNMPPQCPNTKRPGPTPGLEPLPYTNSWEVGLEGGETAEVIAHRMGGMKLSATVIFNPGSPSLTELAVDKLLLPRPPLSSATEPCGPLVATHCLLNSCVCCGSCEDGHDDTLTMDNTGLGMDLGLDKHCKPHPPHSSVIQSSACRLASSGHNLHRKGDSPPQLTPPSSRCSLEPPPGEEEGDQRCDKCLVVVAPGSQQGLGQDSSPNGVRGAPEPCVHQWRTVRRPQASGGRDRTGTRQTDGESKEENKKNTSSFQDSPLSSVSSSDCESVSVTTCSLSSSAYTASPVSSLTTSSGTSEDLDHHEIQLALQAAKMAARNKIRSRFHSSSDLIHRLFVCISGVADQLQTNYAADLRSILKTLFEVMATSEQGDNDKQKAGPGLRSAMLEDCALCQETISSSELAAKAREEQFEDPPDWVPDEECDSCITCKAPFTVIRRKHHCRSCGKIFCSRCSSHSAPLPRYGQVKPVRVCTHCYMFHVTPFYSDKTGI from the exons AGGACGGACCCTCAGCTCCTGGCCCAGTTCTACTATGCTGATGAGGAGCTTAACCAAGTGGCCACAGAACTGGACAGCCTGGATGGCAGGAAAGACCCTCAGAGGTGTACTCTGCTGGTCAACCAGTTCAGATCCTGTCAG GACAACGTGTTGAACATTATCAACCAGATCATGGATGAATGTATCCCTGATGACCGAGCCAACAGAGACTTCTGTGTCAAGTTCCCAGAGGAGATTCGCCATGACAACCTGGCAGGACAGCTGTGGTTTGGGGctgag TGTCTGGCTGCAGGCTCCATCATCATGAACAGGGAGATCGAGAGTATGGCCATGAGGCCTCTAGCCAAGGACCTGACCCATAGTCTGGAGGAAGTCCGAAACATCACGAGAGACCAGGCCCTCAGAGACCTCAACTTCTACACCGACCGCATGAGGGACGCGCTACGCCACTTCGACAGCCTCTTTGCTGAGTTTGAGCTCAG CTATGTGTCAGCCATGGTGCCTGTGAAGTCTCCCAAAGAATACTATGTTCAGCAGGAGGTGATTGTGCTCTTCTGTGAGACTGTGGATAG GGCGCTCAAGCTGGGCTATCTCAGCCAAGACATGATCGATGACTATGAACCCGCTCTGATGTTTACAATCCCCAGACTAGCCATTGTGTG tGGTCTGGTGGTATACGGTGAAGGTCCACTCAACCTGGATAGGAAACCAGAGGACATGTCTGAGCTCCTCCGGCCTTTTCGCACTTTACTGAAGAAGATCAG GGACCTGCTGCAGACCCTGTCAGAGGAGGAGTTGTTGACGCTGGAGCGGAGCCTTTGTATCTCTCAGGACGGGGAGTTCCCCTTGGTCCCTGAGtgcccacccacacccaccccaaccccaacccccaccATAGCCCCAGACCTCCCTTCATCCAGCAGCCCCACCAGCGACACTGGTGAGGAGgggagcgaggaggagagagtgCAGCAACAGGAGGTGCTGTCTCTGTGCATCTCCCAcatccaggaggaggaggacagggagtggGAGGAGGTGAAGCGGGCGAGGGAGCAGGGTTCTCTgtgtgaggaggtggaggaggcagACCTGGCCTGCTCCATGCAATATGATGAGGAGGAGATCGAACAGCTCAACATGATGGTGTACCGTGTGGGGGATGAGATGTCCACGCTGCTGTCCCCTCCCAGCCAGGGCCAGTCCCCGGCCCACCGCCCCAACAGAGGGGGCTCCAGCGGGGGCTCCAGCACCGAGGCCTCCCCCCTCCGGTTCCTGGTGGGCCGGGGAAGGACAGGTCTCTACcatgaggaggaggacagagtcTTCTTCATGGAGGACCTGGACGCAGGAGGGGACATTGTGACCAGCAGCCGTTTGACCTCGCCTTCCAAAGCCCCTCAGCCCTCCTTGCCTCAGCTCCACAGACCTGGCCTCCTGACAGACTCAACCAGGAATGGCTGGTCTACTGATGCTCAGTCAGATCCGTCCCAGCAGCCCCAAAACATGCCCCCACAGTGCCCAAACACCAAGCGACCAGGCCCCACCCCCGGCCTGGAGCCCTTGCCCTACACTAACAGCTGGGAGGTGGGCCTGGAGGGGGGTGAGACTGCTGAAGTCATTGCACACCGTATGGGAGGGATGAAGCTCTCGGCCACGGTCATCTTCAATCCCGGCTCCCCCAGCCTGACTGAGCTGGCTGTGGACAAGCTGCTCCTGCCCcgcccccccctctcctcagctACAGAGCCCTGCGGCCCCCTGGTGGCCACCCACTGCCTGCTCAACTCCTGCGTCTGCTGCGGCAGCTGTGAAGACGGCCATGATGACACCCTCACCATGGACAACACAGGGCTGGGGATGGACCTGGGGTTGGACAAACACTGCAAGCCCCATCCACCACACAGCTCTGTCATCCAGTCCTCTGCCTGTCGCCTGGCCTCCTCAGGACACAACTTACATAGGAAGGGGGACTCTCCCCCACAGCTGACGCCCCCCTCCTCCCGCTGCTCCTTAGAGCCTCCtccaggggaggaggaaggggaccaGCGCTGTGACAAGTGCCTGGTGGTGGTGGCCCCAGGATCTCAGCAGGGCCTGGGCCAGGACAGCAGCCCCAATGGAGTAAGGGGAGCCCCAGAGCCCTGTGTCCACCAGTGGAGGACAGTGAGGAGGCCTCAGGCCAGCGGGGGAAGGGACAGGACgggaaccagacagacagatggggagTCCAAGGAAGAGAACAAGAAGAACACTAG TTctttccaggactctcctctcaGCTCAGTCTCCAGTAGTGACTGTGAGAGTGTGTCTGTCACCACATGTAGTCTGTCCAGCAGTGCTTACACAGCCAG ccctgTCAGCAGTCTTACCACGAGCTCAGGGACGTCAGAGGATCTGGACCACCATGAGATCCAGCTGGCCCTGCAGGCTGCTAAGATGGCCGCCAGGAACAAGATCCGCTCGCGCTTCCACAGCAGCAGTGACCTCATCCACCGCCTCTTCGTCTGCATATCGG GTGTTGCTGACCAACTGCAGACAAACTACGCGGCTGACCTTCGAAGCATTCTGAAGACACTGTTTGAAGTTATGGCTACCTCTGAGCAGGGGGACAATGACAAGCAGAAAG CAGGTCCAGGGCTGCGCAGCGCCATGCTGGAGGACTGTGCTCTCTGTCAGGAGACCATCTCTTCCTCTGAGCTGGCAGCCAAGGCCCGGGAGGAACAGTTCGAAG ACCCCCCAGACTGGGTTCCTGATGAGGAATGTGACTCCTGCATCACCTGTAAGGCCCCCTTCACAGTCATCCGCAGAAAGCATCACTGTAGGAGCTGTGGCAAG ATCTTCTGCTCTCGCTGCTCCTCCCACTCAGCCCCGTTACCGCGGTACGGCCAGGTGAAGCCCGTTAGGGTGTGTACACACTGCTACATGTTCCACGTCACACCGTTCTACAGCGACAAGACTGGCATCTGA
- the LOC118368248 gene encoding lateral signaling target protein 2 homolog isoform X1: MNRFRKWLYKPKRTDPQLLAQFYYADEELNQVATELDSLDGRKDPQRCTLLVNQFRSCQDNVLNIINQIMDECIPDDRANRDFCVKFPEEIRHDNLAGQLWFGAECLAAGSIIMNREIESMAMRPLAKDLTHSLEEVRNITRDQALRDLNFYTDRMRDALRHFDSLFAEFELSYVSAMVPVKSPKEYYVQQEVIVLFCETVDRALKLGYLSQDMIDDYEPALMFTIPRLAIVCGLVVYGEGPLNLDRKPEDMSELLRPFRTLLKKIRDLLQTLSEEELLTLERSLCISQDGEFPLVPECPPTPTPTPTPTIAPDLPSSSSPTSDTGEEGSEEERVQQQEVLSLCISHIQEEEDREWEEVKRAREQGSLCEEVEEADLACSMQYDEEEIEQLNMMVYRVGDEMSTLLSPPSQGQSPAHRPNRGGSSGGSSTEASPLRFLVGRGRTGLYHEEEDRVFFMEDLDAGGDIVTSSRLTSPSKAPQPSLPQLHRPGLLTDSTRNGWSTDAQSDPSQQPQNMPPQCPNTKRPGPTPGLEPLPYTNSWEVGLEGGETAEVIAHRMGGMKLSATVIFNPGSPSLTELAVDKLLLPRPPLSSATEPCGPLVATHCLLNSCVCCGSCEDGHDDTLTMDNTGLGMDLGLDKHCKPHPPHSSVIQSSACRLASSGHNLHRKGDSPPQLTPPSSRCSLEPPPGEEEGDQRCDKCLVVVAPGSQQGLGQDSSPNGVRGAPEPCVHQWRTVRRPQASGGRDRTGTRQTDGESKEENKKNTSPVSSLTTSSGTSEDLDHHEIQLALQAAKMAARNKIRSRFHSSSDLIHRLFVCISGMTHSLSL, from the exons AGGACGGACCCTCAGCTCCTGGCCCAGTTCTACTATGCTGATGAGGAGCTTAACCAAGTGGCCACAGAACTGGACAGCCTGGATGGCAGGAAAGACCCTCAGAGGTGTACTCTGCTGGTCAACCAGTTCAGATCCTGTCAG GACAACGTGTTGAACATTATCAACCAGATCATGGATGAATGTATCCCTGATGACCGAGCCAACAGAGACTTCTGTGTCAAGTTCCCAGAGGAGATTCGCCATGACAACCTGGCAGGACAGCTGTGGTTTGGGGctgag TGTCTGGCTGCAGGCTCCATCATCATGAACAGGGAGATCGAGAGTATGGCCATGAGGCCTCTAGCCAAGGACCTGACCCATAGTCTGGAGGAAGTCCGAAACATCACGAGAGACCAGGCCCTCAGAGACCTCAACTTCTACACCGACCGCATGAGGGACGCGCTACGCCACTTCGACAGCCTCTTTGCTGAGTTTGAGCTCAG CTATGTGTCAGCCATGGTGCCTGTGAAGTCTCCCAAAGAATACTATGTTCAGCAGGAGGTGATTGTGCTCTTCTGTGAGACTGTGGATAG GGCGCTCAAGCTGGGCTATCTCAGCCAAGACATGATCGATGACTATGAACCCGCTCTGATGTTTACAATCCCCAGACTAGCCATTGTGTG tGGTCTGGTGGTATACGGTGAAGGTCCACTCAACCTGGATAGGAAACCAGAGGACATGTCTGAGCTCCTCCGGCCTTTTCGCACTTTACTGAAGAAGATCAG GGACCTGCTGCAGACCCTGTCAGAGGAGGAGTTGTTGACGCTGGAGCGGAGCCTTTGTATCTCTCAGGACGGGGAGTTCCCCTTGGTCCCTGAGtgcccacccacacccaccccaaccccaacccccaccATAGCCCCAGACCTCCCTTCATCCAGCAGCCCCACCAGCGACACTGGTGAGGAGgggagcgaggaggagagagtgCAGCAACAGGAGGTGCTGTCTCTGTGCATCTCCCAcatccaggaggaggaggacagggagtggGAGGAGGTGAAGCGGGCGAGGGAGCAGGGTTCTCTgtgtgaggaggtggaggaggcagACCTGGCCTGCTCCATGCAATATGATGAGGAGGAGATCGAACAGCTCAACATGATGGTGTACCGTGTGGGGGATGAGATGTCCACGCTGCTGTCCCCTCCCAGCCAGGGCCAGTCCCCGGCCCACCGCCCCAACAGAGGGGGCTCCAGCGGGGGCTCCAGCACCGAGGCCTCCCCCCTCCGGTTCCTGGTGGGCCGGGGAAGGACAGGTCTCTACcatgaggaggaggacagagtcTTCTTCATGGAGGACCTGGACGCAGGAGGGGACATTGTGACCAGCAGCCGTTTGACCTCGCCTTCCAAAGCCCCTCAGCCCTCCTTGCCTCAGCTCCACAGACCTGGCCTCCTGACAGACTCAACCAGGAATGGCTGGTCTACTGATGCTCAGTCAGATCCGTCCCAGCAGCCCCAAAACATGCCCCCACAGTGCCCAAACACCAAGCGACCAGGCCCCACCCCCGGCCTGGAGCCCTTGCCCTACACTAACAGCTGGGAGGTGGGCCTGGAGGGGGGTGAGACTGCTGAAGTCATTGCACACCGTATGGGAGGGATGAAGCTCTCGGCCACGGTCATCTTCAATCCCGGCTCCCCCAGCCTGACTGAGCTGGCTGTGGACAAGCTGCTCCTGCCCcgcccccccctctcctcagctACAGAGCCCTGCGGCCCCCTGGTGGCCACCCACTGCCTGCTCAACTCCTGCGTCTGCTGCGGCAGCTGTGAAGACGGCCATGATGACACCCTCACCATGGACAACACAGGGCTGGGGATGGACCTGGGGTTGGACAAACACTGCAAGCCCCATCCACCACACAGCTCTGTCATCCAGTCCTCTGCCTGTCGCCTGGCCTCCTCAGGACACAACTTACATAGGAAGGGGGACTCTCCCCCACAGCTGACGCCCCCCTCCTCCCGCTGCTCCTTAGAGCCTCCtccaggggaggaggaaggggaccaGCGCTGTGACAAGTGCCTGGTGGTGGTGGCCCCAGGATCTCAGCAGGGCCTGGGCCAGGACAGCAGCCCCAATGGAGTAAGGGGAGCCCCAGAGCCCTGTGTCCACCAGTGGAGGACAGTGAGGAGGCCTCAGGCCAGCGGGGGAAGGGACAGGACgggaaccagacagacagatggggagTCCAAGGAAGAGAACAAGAAGAACACTAG ccctgTCAGCAGTCTTACCACGAGCTCAGGGACGTCAGAGGATCTGGACCACCATGAGATCCAGCTGGCCCTGCAGGCTGCTAAGATGGCCGCCAGGAACAAGATCCGCTCGCGCTTCCACAGCAGCAGTGACCTCATCCACCGCCTCTTCGTCTGCATATCGGGTAtgacacactccctctctctctga